The following are from one region of the Cloacibacterium sp. TD35 genome:
- a CDS encoding succinate dehydrogenase/fumarate reductase iron-sulfur subunit: MSAKKGLNLTLKIWRQKNNKSKGQFETYKISDVSTDSSFLEMLDMLNEQLVNNGSEPVAFDHDCREGICGMCSLYINGRAHGPDTGITTCQLHMRMFKDGETITIEPWRSAAFPVIKDLVVDRSAFDRIMAAGGFVSVNTSGNTLDANAIPVPKEDADKAMDAAACIGCGACVATCKNGSAMLFVGAKVSQFALLPQGRVEAKRRVLNMVKQMDEEGFGNCSNIGACEIECPKGISLENIARMNREFLAAKFTTVD, translated from the coding sequence ATGAGTGCAAAAAAAGGATTAAACCTGACTCTAAAAATTTGGAGACAGAAAAATAATAAATCAAAAGGTCAGTTCGAGACCTACAAAATATCAGATGTTTCTACGGATTCTTCTTTCCTTGAAATGCTAGATATGCTAAACGAACAATTGGTAAATAACGGAAGCGAACCAGTAGCATTCGACCACGATTGTAGAGAAGGAATCTGCGGTATGTGTTCATTGTACATTAATGGTAGAGCTCACGGTCCAGATACAGGAATTACAACTTGCCAATTGCATATGAGAATGTTCAAAGATGGTGAAACCATCACTATTGAACCTTGGAGAAGTGCTGCTTTCCCAGTAATCAAAGACTTGGTAGTAGACAGAAGCGCATTTGACAGAATTATGGCTGCAGGTGGTTTCGTTTCTGTAAATACTTCAGGAAATACATTAGATGCAAACGCAATCCCAGTTCCTAAAGAAGATGCAGACAAAGCAATGGATGCTGCAGCTTGTATCGGTTGTGGAGCGTGTGTAGCCACTTGTAAAAACGGTTCTGCAATGTTATTTGTAGGCGCTAAAGTTTCTCAGTTTGCCCTTTTACCACAAGGTAGAGTAGAAGCGAAGAGAAGAGTGCTAAACATGGTAAAACAAATGGACGAAGAAGGCTTCGGTAACTGTTCTAATATAGGGGCTTGCGAAATAGAATGTCCTAAAGGAATTTCTCTAGAAAACATCGCTAGAATGAACAGAGAATTTCTTGCGGCTAAATTTACTACAGTAGATTAA
- a CDS encoding fumarate reductase/succinate dehydrogenase flavoprotein subunit encodes MSKLDSKIPAGPLADKWKNHKAHMNLVAPNNRDKIDIIVVGTGLAGGSAAATLAEQGYNVKAFCYQDSPRRAHSIAAQGGINAAKNYQNDGDSVYRLFYDTIKGGDYRAREANVHRLAEVSVNIIDQCVAQGVPFGREYGGQLDNRSFGGTQVKRTFYAKGQTGQQLLLGAYSAMSRQIGKGRIKMYNRHEMMDLVMVDGKARGIIARNLVTGEIERHSAHAVVIASGGYGNVYFLSTNAMGSNVSAAWKIHKKGAYFANPCFVQIHPTCIPVHGTQQSKLTLMSESLRNSGRIWVPKKIEDAQAIREGKLRPENIKEEDRDYYLERRYPAFGNLVPRDVASRAAKERCDAGFGIENNDTKEGVFLDFSTEIMKKGREAATEKNIHNPSEQQIYDLGKKWVEEKYGNLFQMYEKITADDPYVTPMKIYPAVHYTMGGVWVDYNLMSTIPGCFVIGEANFSDHGANRLGASALMQGLADGYFVLPYTIADYLSADIRTGQIPTNSSEFEAAEKEIQDKVNFFLTNKGTHSVDYFHKKLGNVMWNKVGMGRTPEGLAEAIKEIEEIRNDFWKNVKVPGEANGMNTELEKAFRVADFLELGQLMAKDALERKESCGGHFRWDHATPEGEAERDDENYKYVAAWEYKGDDINAEVLHKEELVYENIEVKTRSYK; translated from the coding sequence ATGAGCAAATTAGATTCAAAAATTCCAGCAGGTCCTTTAGCAGACAAATGGAAAAATCATAAAGCACACATGAATTTGGTTGCACCAAATAACCGTGATAAAATAGATATTATTGTAGTAGGAACTGGTTTAGCTGGTGGTTCTGCTGCGGCAACTCTTGCAGAGCAAGGTTATAATGTAAAAGCTTTTTGCTACCAAGATTCACCAAGAAGAGCGCACTCTATTGCAGCTCAAGGTGGTATTAATGCAGCTAAAAATTATCAGAATGATGGTGACTCTGTTTACAGATTATTCTATGACACCATCAAAGGTGGAGACTATAGAGCAAGAGAAGCTAACGTACATAGACTAGCAGAAGTTTCTGTAAATATTATAGACCAATGTGTTGCGCAAGGTGTTCCTTTTGGTAGAGAATATGGTGGTCAGTTAGATAACCGTTCTTTCGGTGGAACACAGGTTAAGAGAACTTTCTATGCAAAAGGTCAAACAGGTCAGCAGTTATTATTAGGTGCATATTCTGCAATGAGCCGTCAAATTGGTAAAGGTAGAATTAAGATGTACAACCGTCATGAAATGATGGATTTAGTAATGGTAGATGGCAAAGCTAGAGGTATTATCGCAAGAAACTTAGTGACAGGAGAAATCGAAAGACACTCTGCTCACGCTGTAGTGATTGCTTCTGGTGGTTACGGAAATGTATATTTCCTTTCTACTAATGCTATGGGTTCTAACGTTTCTGCGGCTTGGAAAATTCATAAAAAAGGAGCGTATTTCGCAAATCCTTGTTTCGTGCAGATTCACCCAACTTGTATTCCTGTTCACGGAACACAACAGTCTAAACTGACGCTAATGTCTGAATCTCTTAGAAACTCTGGTAGAATTTGGGTTCCTAAAAAAATTGAAGATGCTCAAGCAATCAGAGAAGGAAAACTAAGACCAGAAAATATTAAAGAAGAAGACAGAGATTACTATTTAGAAAGAAGATATCCTGCATTCGGGAACTTAGTACCTAGAGACGTAGCTTCTAGAGCCGCTAAAGAAAGATGTGATGCTGGTTTCGGAATCGAAAATAATGATACTAAAGAAGGTGTATTCTTAGATTTCTCTACAGAAATTATGAAAAAAGGTAGAGAAGCTGCTACTGAGAAAAACATTCACAATCCTTCTGAACAACAAATCTACGATTTGGGTAAAAAATGGGTGGAAGAAAAATACGGAAACCTATTCCAAATGTATGAAAAGATTACAGCAGACGATCCATATGTAACTCCTATGAAAATTTATCCTGCAGTTCATTATACCATGGGAGGAGTTTGGGTAGATTATAACTTAATGAGTACTATTCCTGGTTGTTTCGTAATAGGTGAAGCTAATTTCTCAGATCACGGCGCAAACAGATTAGGTGCATCTGCTTTAATGCAAGGTTTAGCAGACGGTTATTTCGTATTGCCTTATACCATTGCAGATTATCTTTCTGCAGACATCAGAACAGGACAAATTCCTACTAACTCTTCAGAATTTGAAGCAGCTGAAAAAGAAATTCAAGACAAAGTAAACTTCTTCTTAACCAATAAAGGAACTCACTCTGTAGACTACTTCCACAAAAAACTAGGAAACGTAATGTGGAACAAAGTAGGTATGGGAAGAACTCCAGAAGGACTAGCTGAAGCGATTAAGGAAATAGAAGAAATCAGAAATGATTTCTGGAAAAATGTAAAAGTTCCTGGCGAAGCAAACGGAATGAATACAGAGCTTGAAAAAGCATTCAGAGTAGCAGATTTCTTAGAACTAGGTCAATTAATGGCGAAAGATGCTCTTGAAAGAAAAGAATCTTGTGGAGGACACTTCCGTTGGGATCACGCTACTCCAGAAGGTGAAGCAGAAAGAGATGACGAGAACTACAAATATGTAGCAGCTTGGGAATACAAAGGTGATGATATCAACGCCGAAGTATTGCACAAAGAAGAATTGGTGTACGAGAATATTGAAGTGAAAACGAGAAGTTATAAATAA
- a CDS encoding succinate dehydrogenase cytochrome b subunit, with protein sequence MAGLTQSTIGRKFLMALSAMFLLIFLVIHLSINLISVFSEEAFNSASEFMGTNPLIQFVMQPVLFVGVIFHFVMGFVLEIKNKSARPVKYAVANNSGNSTWMSRNMIISGAFILVYLFIHLADFWIPTISKNYLGAVHAESDFQHLQEKFQPLWRVVLYVISFILLGLHLSHGFQSSFQSIGARHPKYLKCVNTLGTWYSILIPLGFIVVAVFHFVTQ encoded by the coding sequence ATGGCAGGATTAACTCAATCTACAATTGGTAGAAAGTTTTTAATGGCGCTTTCAGCAATGTTTTTGCTGATATTTTTAGTAATTCACTTGTCGATAAATCTAATCTCAGTATTTAGTGAGGAAGCATTTAATTCGGCATCTGAGTTTATGGGGACTAATCCTCTGATTCAGTTTGTGATGCAGCCAGTATTATTTGTGGGTGTAATATTTCATTTTGTAATGGGTTTTGTTTTAGAAATTAAAAACAAAAGTGCAAGACCAGTGAAATATGCAGTTGCTAACAACAGTGGGAACTCTACGTGGATGTCTAGAAACATGATTATTTCTGGAGCATTCATTCTAGTTTATCTATTTATTCATTTAGCTGATTTTTGGATACCAACTATTTCTAAAAATTACTTAGGTGCTGTTCATGCTGAATCAGATTTTCAGCATTTGCAAGAAAAATTTCAACCTCTTTGGAGAGTAGTTCTTTATGTAATTTCTTTTATTCTATTAGGATTGCACTTGTCACATGGTTTCCAATCATCATTCCAGTCGATTGGAGCGAGACATCCTAAATATTTAAAATGTGTAAACACATTAGGAACTTGGTATTCTATTTTAATTCCGCTAGGATTTATCGTAGTAGCTGTATTTCATTTCGTAACTCAATAA
- a CDS encoding ComEC/Rec2 family competence protein yields MHKQPLLIMWLCFIFGILIFEKLSLSAILVNVFLIFSFLFLVLSFFKIDFFSKVKDYVLSIFFVVLGIFAHHLNNKEKVLPEFPNSSEVIFTLSKKLNSNEKNKRYEVNVLKVNEKRIDLGLVLFVPKEENELDFKHFYNAEIYLNKVKGIEHNFGFDYQKYLARKHIYYQGYASDSYQIADKGNLTLSEKIKQKRLEVLRNIDQAKLSEKARAFTKGIILADRTEMDQETVEDFSKSGLVHILAISGSHMAIIFWLILFILKPLFTARFRNFPIVISLIFICLFAIFIDYGSSVMRSCIMITAYYLYVLLQRKPDLLHAMAISGFAILIFDTNQLFDVGFQLSFIAVLGIFWLNEPILKYLPKPKNSVQNFFVNVVSISIAAQIVTIPLVIYYFHQYSLISVIANLVVIPFSEMIIIFALSMAILLGFGFEIPWLNTIYDSGVHYLLKVIHFFADLDTFFFKNVSMHWLEVIILFIIIYFLRKVLWLHHLKSLFKVGFLVILFLMIRIGFNIYEYSKSEVIVHEFFTHKIISVKEGDKIVFFLKDSKNFEKQKKYIIEPYLVAKRTNFVKIIIVPQNVKSLVINDRNYSVE; encoded by the coding sequence ATGCATAAGCAACCACTTTTAATCATGTGGCTTTGTTTTATTTTCGGGATTCTTATTTTCGAAAAATTAAGTCTATCAGCTATTTTAGTGAATGTATTTTTGATTTTTAGCTTCCTATTCTTAGTTCTTAGCTTTTTTAAAATTGACTTTTTTAGCAAAGTCAAAGACTATGTATTGTCTATTTTCTTTGTGGTATTAGGAATTTTTGCTCATCATTTAAATAATAAAGAAAAGGTGCTTCCTGAGTTTCCTAATTCTTCGGAAGTAATTTTTACATTGAGTAAAAAACTGAATTCTAATGAGAAAAATAAACGCTATGAAGTGAATGTTCTGAAAGTGAATGAAAAACGAATTGATTTAGGTTTGGTTTTGTTTGTCCCAAAAGAAGAAAATGAACTGGATTTCAAACATTTTTATAATGCTGAAATTTATCTGAATAAAGTAAAAGGAATTGAACATAATTTCGGATTTGATTATCAAAAATATCTAGCCAGAAAACATATTTATTATCAAGGATATGCTTCTGATTCTTATCAAATTGCTGACAAGGGAAACCTTACTTTGTCTGAAAAAATAAAGCAAAAGCGATTAGAAGTTTTGCGAAATATAGACCAAGCAAAGCTTTCTGAAAAGGCTAGAGCGTTTACCAAAGGGATTATTTTGGCAGACCGTACAGAAATGGACCAGGAAACTGTAGAAGATTTTAGCAAATCTGGATTGGTGCATATTTTGGCGATTTCAGGTTCACACATGGCGATTATTTTTTGGCTAATTCTGTTTATTTTAAAGCCACTTTTTACTGCAAGGTTTAGAAATTTTCCGATTGTAATTTCTTTGATTTTCATTTGTTTATTTGCGATTTTTATAGATTATGGAAGTTCAGTAATGCGTTCTTGTATTATGATTACTGCGTATTATTTATACGTTTTATTACAGCGGAAACCAGATCTCTTACATGCGATGGCGATTTCGGGTTTCGCGATTTTGATTTTTGATACGAACCAACTTTTTGATGTGGGATTTCAACTGAGTTTTATAGCTGTTCTTGGGATTTTTTGGCTCAATGAACCGATTCTAAAATATCTGCCGAAGCCTAAAAATAGTGTTCAGAATTTTTTTGTGAACGTAGTTTCGATTAGTATTGCAGCACAAATAGTGACTATACCATTAGTAATTTATTATTTTCATCAGTATTCTTTAATTTCGGTTATTGCCAATTTGGTTGTTATTCCTTTTTCTGAAATGATAATTATTTTTGCACTTTCGATGGCCATTTTATTAGGTTTTGGCTTCGAAATTCCTTGGTTAAATACTATTTATGATTCTGGAGTTCATTATTTGTTGAAGGTGATTCATTTTTTTGCAGATTTAGACACTTTCTTTTTTAAAAATGTCTCAATGCATTGGTTAGAAGTCATTATTTTGTTTATAATAATTTACTTTTTGAGAAAAGTTTTATGGCTTCATCATCTAAAATCACTCTTCAAAGTAGGTTTTTTGGTCATTTTATTTTTAATGATTAGAATAGGATTTAATATTTATGAATATTCAAAATCAGAGGTAATTGTTCATGAATTTTTCACACATAAAATAATTTCGGTTAAGGAAGGAGATAAAATAGTCTTCTTTTTAAAAGATTCTAAAAATTTTGAAAAACAGAAAAAGTACATTATAGAGCCTTATTTGGTGGCTAAAAGAACTAATTTTGTTAAAATTATAATTGTTCCTCAAAATGTAAAATCTTTAGTCATTAATGACAGAAATTATAGTGTAGAATAA
- the lpxB gene encoding lipid-A-disaccharide synthase encodes MKYYIIAGEASGDLHASNLMKAILHKDQNAEFRFWGGDLMAKVAGEKPVKHYKELAFMGFLEVAMNLRTILKNIKLCKEDVKNYQPDVLVLVDYPGFNLRIAEFAKNLGIKVVYYISPQLWAWKEGRVETIKKYVDEMLVILPFEKDFYKKHQVDAHFVGHPLLDAISDLPEISAENFKKENGLNEKEIIALLPGSREQEVEKMLSLMLSVRDYFKNYQFVIAGAPSLPKDFYQKFVDDDVHFVSNKTYDLLRCSRAALVTSGTATLETALLNIPEIVCYRTSKISYEIGKRVVKNIKFISLVNLIMDKEVVKELIQNQLNTENLVAELQQILDGQKRDEMLQNFELLREKLGGKGASQNAAEILVNS; translated from the coding sequence ATGAAATACTATATCATCGCAGGAGAAGCATCAGGAGATTTACACGCTTCTAATTTAATGAAAGCCATTTTACATAAAGACCAAAATGCAGAATTCAGATTTTGGGGAGGAGATTTAATGGCGAAAGTAGCTGGTGAAAAACCTGTAAAACACTATAAAGAACTGGCTTTTATGGGTTTCTTGGAAGTGGCGATGAACCTTAGAACGATTTTAAAAAATATAAAACTTTGTAAGGAAGATGTTAAGAATTATCAACCAGATGTCTTGGTTTTGGTAGATTATCCAGGTTTTAATTTAAGGATTGCAGAGTTTGCAAAAAATCTTGGAATAAAGGTAGTTTATTATATTTCTCCTCAGTTGTGGGCTTGGAAAGAAGGCAGAGTAGAAACCATCAAAAAATATGTAGATGAAATGCTGGTGATTCTTCCTTTTGAGAAAGATTTTTATAAAAAACATCAAGTGGATGCGCATTTCGTAGGTCATCCTTTATTAGATGCGATTTCTGATTTGCCAGAAATTTCTGCTGAAAATTTCAAAAAGGAAAATGGTTTAAATGAAAAAGAAATTATCGCACTTTTACCAGGTTCTCGCGAACAAGAAGTAGAAAAAATGCTCAGTTTAATGCTTTCTGTGAGAGATTATTTCAAAAATTATCAATTTGTAATTGCTGGTGCTCCAAGTTTACCCAAAGACTTTTACCAGAAATTTGTGGATGATGATGTGCATTTCGTTTCCAATAAAACTTATGATTTACTAAGATGTTCTAGAGCAGCTTTGGTGACTTCGGGTACAGCAACTCTCGAAACGGCATTGCTGAATATTCCAGAAATTGTGTGTTACCGAACCAGTAAAATTTCTTACGAAATCGGGAAGCGCGTGGTAAAAAATATCAAATTTATTTCTCTGGTAAATTTGATAATGGATAAAGAAGTGGTAAAGGAATTAATTCAAAATCAACTCAATACAGAAAATTTAGTTGCAGAGCTTCAACAAATTCTAGATGGACAAAAACGGGATGAAATGCTTCAAAACTTTGAACTTCTCAGAGAAAAATTGGGAGGTAAAGGAGCAAGCCAAAATGCAGCCGAAATTTTGGTAAATTCTTAG
- a CDS encoding DUF2480 family protein, protein MSEDFEIKNKVAESGLVNFDLSELSPKGKRIGIDLKDFLFMEMILKEKDFREKVAEIDPEIYRDSFVYVYCSVDAIIPIWAYFLITSKLTGVAKKIVYGTKKDLEVVLMHEAISNYNFTDLEAKRVLVKGCSEEDIPENAYIELVEKLKPIVKSLMFGEACSNVPIFKN, encoded by the coding sequence ATGTCAGAAGATTTTGAAATAAAAAATAAAGTAGCAGAAAGCGGTTTGGTGAATTTTGATTTATCAGAACTTTCTCCTAAAGGCAAAAGAATCGGGATAGATTTAAAGGATTTCCTTTTCATGGAAATGATTTTGAAAGAAAAAGACTTCCGCGAAAAAGTTGCAGAAATAGACCCCGAAATCTATCGTGACTCTTTTGTTTACGTTTATTGTTCTGTAGACGCTATTATCCCTATTTGGGCTTATTTTCTAATCACTTCCAAACTCACGGGGGTTGCTAAAAAAATAGTTTATGGAACCAAGAAAGATTTAGAAGTGGTTTTAATGCACGAAGCAATTTCTAATTATAATTTCACTGATTTAGAAGCTAAACGCGTTTTAGTAAAAGGGTGTAGCGAAGAAGACATTCCCGAAAATGCTTACATAGAGCTGGTAGAAAAACTGAAACCTATTGTAAAATCACTCATGTTCGGTGAAGCCTGCAGCAATGTTCCGATTTTTAAAAATTAG
- a CDS encoding 30S ribosomal protein THX, translated as MGKGDKKTRRGKVTAGSYGKTRPRKSGIAKVAAPKVEKAPKEVEAKAEKPKKVAKPKEETAEEKPKTTRKKKTEE; from the coding sequence ATGGGAAAAGGAGACAAAAAAACGAGAAGAGGAAAAGTTACCGCAGGCAGCTATGGTAAAACAAGACCTAGAAAATCTGGAATTGCAAAAGTAGCCGCTCCTAAAGTAGAGAAAGCCCCAAAAGAAGTGGAAGCAAAAGCTGAAAAGCCTAAAAAAGTGGCAAAACCAAAAGAAGAAACAGCTGAAGAAAAGCCAAAAACTACTAGAAAGAAAAAAACCGAAGAATAA
- the aspS gene encoding aspartate--tRNA ligase yields the protein MFRTHTNGELTLKNLNEKVTLSGWVQTIRDKGFMVWIDLRDRYGITQLVFDADRTSAEILENAKKLGREFVIQAEGTVIERASKNPKIPTGEIEILVEKLTILNSAELPPFTIEDETDGGEELRMKYRYLDIRRNPVKDKLIFRHKMAQKVRNYLSEKGFIEVETPVLIKSTPEGARDFVVPSRMNQGQFYALPQSPQTFKQLLMVGGMDRYFQIVKCFRDEDLRADRQPEFTQIDCEMAFVEQEDVLEIFEGMTAHLLKDITGKEFGKFPRMTFDEAMRTYGNDKPDIRFGMKFVEVNELVKGKDFKIFDEAELVVGINVEGSADYTRKQIDELIDWVKRPQIGASGMVWIKFQNDGVVTSSVNKFYNEEDLKKIAEKFGAKEGDLMLLMSGNANKVRTQLSALRMELGNRLGLRKGDEFAPLWVIDFPLLEWDEETGRYHAMHHPFTSPKPEDVHLLETEPGKARANAYDMVLNGNEIGGGSVRIFNKELQSKMFDLLGFSKEEAEAQFGFLMNAFKFGAPPHAGLAFGFDRLVAILDGNEVIRDYIAFPKNNSGRDVMIDAPSPIANEQLNELALKINL from the coding sequence ATGTTCAGAACTCACACTAACGGAGAACTTACACTCAAAAATCTTAATGAAAAAGTTACACTTTCTGGTTGGGTACAAACCATCAGAGACAAAGGTTTTATGGTTTGGATAGATTTGCGAGACCGTTACGGAATTACACAATTGGTTTTCGATGCAGACAGAACTTCGGCAGAAATTCTAGAAAACGCTAAAAAATTAGGTCGTGAGTTTGTCATTCAGGCAGAAGGAACCGTAATTGAACGTGCTTCTAAAAACCCAAAAATCCCAACGGGAGAAATTGAAATTTTAGTAGAAAAATTAACGATTCTCAATAGCGCAGAATTGCCACCTTTCACCATAGAAGACGAAACCGATGGCGGCGAAGAATTGAGAATGAAATACAGATATTTAGACATCCGTAGAAATCCTGTGAAAGACAAATTGATTTTCCGTCATAAAATGGCGCAAAAAGTAAGAAATTACCTTTCAGAAAAAGGATTCATAGAAGTAGAAACACCTGTTCTCATAAAATCTACTCCAGAAGGCGCGAGAGATTTCGTAGTACCAAGTAGAATGAATCAAGGGCAGTTTTATGCGCTTCCACAATCTCCACAAACTTTCAAACAACTCTTGATGGTTGGTGGAATGGACAGATATTTCCAAATTGTAAAATGTTTTCGTGACGAAGATTTACGTGCAGACCGTCAACCAGAATTTACCCAAATAGACTGTGAAATGGCATTCGTAGAACAAGAAGATGTTCTAGAAATTTTCGAAGGAATGACGGCTCATTTATTGAAAGACATTACAGGAAAAGAATTCGGCAAATTCCCAAGAATGACTTTTGATGAAGCAATGAGAACTTACGGAAACGATAAACCAGACATCCGTTTCGGAATGAAATTCGTGGAAGTAAATGAATTGGTAAAAGGAAAAGATTTCAAAATATTTGATGAAGCAGAATTGGTAGTTGGGATTAATGTAGAAGGCTCGGCAGATTATACCAGAAAACAAATTGATGAACTCATTGATTGGGTAAAACGTCCACAAATTGGCGCTTCAGGAATGGTTTGGATAAAATTCCAAAATGATGGCGTGGTTACTTCATCTGTCAATAAATTTTACAACGAAGAAGACTTAAAGAAAATTGCAGAGAAATTCGGAGCAAAAGAAGGAGATCTAATGTTATTAATGAGTGGAAACGCCAATAAAGTAAGAACTCAACTTTCTGCATTAAGAATGGAATTGGGTAACAGATTAGGTTTAAGAAAAGGCGATGAATTTGCTCCACTTTGGGTAATCGACTTCCCACTTTTAGAATGGGACGAAGAAACTGGAAGATATCATGCAATGCACCACCCTTTTACTTCTCCAAAACCAGAAGATGTACATTTACTAGAAACTGAACCAGGAAAAGCAAGAGCAAACGCTTACGACATGGTGCTTAACGGAAACGAAATTGGCGGTGGTTCTGTAAGAATTTTCAATAAAGAATTGCAGTCTAAAATGTTTGATTTATTAGGATTTTCTAAAGAAGAAGCAGAAGCACAGTTTGGTTTCTTAATGAATGCCTTCAAATTCGGCGCACCCCCTCATGCTGGTTTGGCATTCGGTTTTGATAGATTGGTTGCCATTCTCGACGGAAACGAAGTAATTAGAGATTACATTGCATTCCCGAAAAACAATTCTGGACGAGACGTGATGATAGACGCGCCAAGTCCGATTGCCAATGAGCAACTTAATGAATTAGCATTGAAAATAAATTTATAA
- a CDS encoding putative transporter: MFEWLKTLLFPAEDPTVIQSLVTIMLAIGTGVFFGRLKMGKITFGVSAVMFTGLILGHFGYRMNEEIFDFIRDFGLILFVYGIGLQVGPSFFSSFRNEGLKFNILAVSTVLFGGFITFLLFKFTGVSIENLVGIMSGAVTNTPGLGAAKNTIVELKNQFPDKTFDDPTIGYAITYPLGVFGIIGTIILSKILLKIHPDVEMRKFRMNKINREEPLVNKKLRVTNPQYFGIPLGEVISSIGHDIVVSRLKHSGEVSVFSPKLDTELQDRDVLMIVGKDAELEDFIKKVGRHSTDSFIESDSDINKKNIFVTKPSAVHKTLSDLDLYNAYDVKVTRVFRAGKEMIPRPSLELFYGDILRVIGTDQGIKEAEKIIGNQEKKLIEPDFLSLFGGLLIGIIVGSIPLVIPGLPIPLKLGFAAGPLIVALLISRYGGISFIHSYINNGATYFMKDLGICLFFAAVGVHAGEGFYENFIKYNGWLWILYGSAVTFIPLILMVIIGRFFLKINYLQLVGIMSGSYTDPAALSFSTNYLDSDIPIQSYAQVYPLVTIARIFTASLLILLLT, from the coding sequence ATGTTTGAATGGCTTAAAACCTTACTATTCCCAGCTGAAGACCCAACTGTAATTCAATCATTAGTCACCATAATGCTTGCAATAGGTACTGGCGTTTTCTTTGGAAGATTGAAAATGGGCAAAATTACCTTCGGTGTTTCTGCAGTAATGTTTACTGGATTAATATTGGGACATTTTGGGTATAGAATGAATGAAGAAATCTTCGACTTCATCAGAGATTTTGGGTTAATTTTATTTGTATATGGTATAGGATTACAAGTAGGTCCATCTTTCTTCTCTTCTTTTAGAAATGAAGGATTAAAATTTAACATTCTTGCAGTTTCTACAGTTTTATTTGGTGGATTCATCACTTTTCTACTATTTAAATTCACAGGAGTAAGCATAGAAAACCTAGTGGGAATTATGAGTGGCGCTGTAACGAATACTCCAGGTTTAGGAGCTGCTAAAAACACCATTGTAGAACTAAAAAATCAGTTTCCTGATAAAACCTTTGACGACCCAACCATTGGTTATGCCATCACATATCCTCTAGGAGTTTTTGGAATTATTGGAACTATTATCCTTTCAAAAATTCTTTTGAAAATTCATCCTGATGTAGAGATGAGAAAATTCAGAATGAATAAAATTAATCGCGAAGAACCATTGGTCAACAAAAAACTAAGAGTGACCAATCCACAATATTTTGGAATTCCATTAGGTGAAGTTATTAGCAGTATAGGTCATGATATAGTAGTTTCTAGACTAAAACACAGTGGAGAAGTTTCTGTTTTCTCACCAAAATTAGACACAGAATTACAAGACAGAGATGTACTGATGATTGTAGGAAAAGATGCAGAATTAGAAGACTTTATAAAAAAAGTAGGAAGACATTCTACTGACTCTTTCATAGAATCTGACTCTGACATTAATAAGAAAAATATTTTCGTGACCAAACCTTCTGCTGTTCACAAAACGCTCTCAGATTTAGACTTGTATAATGCTTATGATGTAAAAGTGACTAGAGTTTTCAGAGCGGGAAAAGAAATGATTCCTAGACCAAGTTTAGAGCTTTTCTATGGAGATATTTTGAGAGTTATCGGTACAGATCAAGGCATTAAAGAAGCAGAAAAAATCATTGGTAATCAAGAGAAAAAATTAATAGAACCAGATTTCTTATCTCTTTTCGGAGGTTTATTAATAGGGATAATCGTAGGCTCTATTCCATTAGTAATTCCGGGTTTACCAATTCCATTAAAATTAGGATTTGCAGCAGGACCACTGATTGTAGCATTGCTTATTTCCAGATATGGTGGTATTTCTTTTATTCACTCTTACATCAATAATGGAGCGACTTATTTCATGAAAGATTTAGGGATTTGTCTATTCTTTGCAGCTGTAGGTGTACATGCTGGAGAAGGATTTTATGAAAATTTCATAAAATATAACGGTTGGTTATGGATTTTATACGGTTCTGCGGTAACTTTCATTCCATTAATTTTGATGGTAATTATAGGCAGATTTTTCTTAAAGATCAATTATTTACAATTGGTAGGAATTATGAGCGGAAGCTATACAGACCCAGCTGCATTATCATTCAGTACTAATTATTTAGATTCAGACATCCCAATCCAAAGTTACGCACAAGTTTATCCTTTGGTTACCATTGCCAGAATTTTTACAGCGAGTTTATTAATATTACTACTGACTTAA